One Oncorhynchus masou masou isolate Uvic2021 chromosome 18, UVic_Omas_1.1, whole genome shotgun sequence DNA window includes the following coding sequences:
- the LOC135504402 gene encoding deoxyribonuclease gamma-like isoform X1, giving the protein MNRDLTSSSVMSCPTPLLLLLIGIYGPCSGFKICAFNIQNFDVIKSANYRVMHTLTKVVSRCDICLLQEVKDLQGKATKALLGRLNRYSTRYDDQYHYKYVASGGLGRTPEDQEQYVYLYRNETVELTDRYQYADKKEGGVDAFSRDPFVVRFQAKETVIGDFALIPLHTTASDAIKEIDKLYDVFEEIKRKWNTEKVMFLGAFNAGCGHMTRQDKANIRLFSNPGFFWLIGDKVDTTVGDLTSCAYDRIVVHGQPFLKAIKPYSARVFNIAKEYKLSKEMVLEVSDHFPVEVELKTKSSGQLQAQVQPLLLIAVSVITYVLHILPSTSVL; this is encoded by the exons ATGAACCGTGATCTGA CAAGCAGCTCAGTCATGAGttgccccactcctctcctcctccttctcattgGTATTTATGGACCATGTTCAGGCTTCAAGATATGTGCCTTCAACATCCAGAACTTCGATGTCATCAAATCAGCCAACTACAGAGTGATGCACACTCTGACCAAG GTTGTGTCTCGCTGTGACATCTGTCTCCTTCAGGAGGTAAAAGACCTACAGGGCAAAGCCACCAAAGCTCTGTTGGGGAGACTCAACAGATACAGTACTAG ATATGATGACCAATATCACTATAAGTATGTTGCCAGTGGAGGTCTGGGGCGGACACCTGAAGACCAGGAGCAATATGTCTATCTGTACCG GAATGAGACTGTAGAGTTGACAGATAGGTACCAGTACGCTGACAAAAAGGAAGGGGGTGTGGATGCTTTCTCCAGAGACCCCTTTGTTGTTAGATTCCAAGCCAAGGAAACAG TGATAGGAGACTTTGCTCTGATCCCACTGCACACTACGGCCTCTGACGCAATCAAGGAGATTGACAAGCTTTATGATGTCTTTGAGGAAATAAAAAGGAAGTGGAATACTGAG AAAGTGATGTTCCTTGGAGCCTTCAATGCTGGTTGTGGGCACATGACAAGGCAGGACAAGGCAAACATCAGACTGTTCTCAAACCCTGGATTCTTCTGGTTGATCGGGGACAAGGTGGACACCACTGTTGGAGACCTCACCAGCTGTGCCTATGACAG GATTGTGGTACACGGACAGCCCTTCTTAAAGGCCATCAAACCTTATTCAGCTCGGGTCTTCAACATCGCCAAGGAGTATAAACTCTCAAAGGAAATG GTTCTGGAAGTGAGTGACCACTTCCCTGTGGAAGTGGAGCTGAAGACTAAATCGTCGGGGCAGCTTCAAGCTCAGGTTCAGCCTCTCCTCTTAATCGCGGTCTCTGTCATAACCTACGTCCTGCACATCTTACCTTCGACCAGTGTGCTGTGA
- the LOC135504402 gene encoding deoxyribonuclease gamma-like isoform X3 produces the protein MNRDLTSSSVMSCPTPLLLLLIGIYGPCSGFKICAFNIQNFDVIKSANYRVMHTLTKVVSRCDICLLQEVKDLQGKATKALLGRLNRYSTRYDDQYHYKYVASGGLGRTPEDQEQYVYLYRNETVELTDRYQYADKKEGGVDAFSRDPFVVRFQAKETVIGDFALIPLHTTASDAIKEIDKLYDVFEEIKRKWNTEKVMFLGAFNAGCGHMTRQDKANIRLFSNPGFFWLIGDKVDTTVGDLTSCAYDSFS, from the exons ATGAACCGTGATCTGA CAAGCAGCTCAGTCATGAGttgccccactcctctcctcctccttctcattgGTATTTATGGACCATGTTCAGGCTTCAAGATATGTGCCTTCAACATCCAGAACTTCGATGTCATCAAATCAGCCAACTACAGAGTGATGCACACTCTGACCAAG GTTGTGTCTCGCTGTGACATCTGTCTCCTTCAGGAGGTAAAAGACCTACAGGGCAAAGCCACCAAAGCTCTGTTGGGGAGACTCAACAGATACAGTACTAG ATATGATGACCAATATCACTATAAGTATGTTGCCAGTGGAGGTCTGGGGCGGACACCTGAAGACCAGGAGCAATATGTCTATCTGTACCG GAATGAGACTGTAGAGTTGACAGATAGGTACCAGTACGCTGACAAAAAGGAAGGGGGTGTGGATGCTTTCTCCAGAGACCCCTTTGTTGTTAGATTCCAAGCCAAGGAAACAG TGATAGGAGACTTTGCTCTGATCCCACTGCACACTACGGCCTCTGACGCAATCAAGGAGATTGACAAGCTTTATGATGTCTTTGAGGAAATAAAAAGGAAGTGGAATACTGAG AAAGTGATGTTCCTTGGAGCCTTCAATGCTGGTTGTGGGCACATGACAAGGCAGGACAAGGCAAACATCAGACTGTTCTCAAACCCTGGATTCTTCTGGTTGATCGGGGACAAGGTGGACACCACTGTTGGAGACCTCACCAGCTGTGCCTATGACAG TTTTTCTTAG
- the LOC135504402 gene encoding deoxyribonuclease gamma-like isoform X2: protein MSCPTPLLLLLIGIYGPCSGFKICAFNIQNFDVIKSANYRVMHTLTKVVSRCDICLLQEVKDLQGKATKALLGRLNRYSTRYDDQYHYKYVASGGLGRTPEDQEQYVYLYRNETVELTDRYQYADKKEGGVDAFSRDPFVVRFQAKETVIGDFALIPLHTTASDAIKEIDKLYDVFEEIKRKWNTEKVMFLGAFNAGCGHMTRQDKANIRLFSNPGFFWLIGDKVDTTVGDLTSCAYDRIVVHGQPFLKAIKPYSARVFNIAKEYKLSKEMVLEVSDHFPVEVELKTKSSGQLQAQVQPLLLIAVSVITYVLHILPSTSVL, encoded by the exons ATGAGttgccccactcctctcctcctccttctcattgGTATTTATGGACCATGTTCAGGCTTCAAGATATGTGCCTTCAACATCCAGAACTTCGATGTCATCAAATCAGCCAACTACAGAGTGATGCACACTCTGACCAAG GTTGTGTCTCGCTGTGACATCTGTCTCCTTCAGGAGGTAAAAGACCTACAGGGCAAAGCCACCAAAGCTCTGTTGGGGAGACTCAACAGATACAGTACTAG ATATGATGACCAATATCACTATAAGTATGTTGCCAGTGGAGGTCTGGGGCGGACACCTGAAGACCAGGAGCAATATGTCTATCTGTACCG GAATGAGACTGTAGAGTTGACAGATAGGTACCAGTACGCTGACAAAAAGGAAGGGGGTGTGGATGCTTTCTCCAGAGACCCCTTTGTTGTTAGATTCCAAGCCAAGGAAACAG TGATAGGAGACTTTGCTCTGATCCCACTGCACACTACGGCCTCTGACGCAATCAAGGAGATTGACAAGCTTTATGATGTCTTTGAGGAAATAAAAAGGAAGTGGAATACTGAG AAAGTGATGTTCCTTGGAGCCTTCAATGCTGGTTGTGGGCACATGACAAGGCAGGACAAGGCAAACATCAGACTGTTCTCAAACCCTGGATTCTTCTGGTTGATCGGGGACAAGGTGGACACCACTGTTGGAGACCTCACCAGCTGTGCCTATGACAG GATTGTGGTACACGGACAGCCCTTCTTAAAGGCCATCAAACCTTATTCAGCTCGGGTCTTCAACATCGCCAAGGAGTATAAACTCTCAAAGGAAATG GTTCTGGAAGTGAGTGACCACTTCCCTGTGGAAGTGGAGCTGAAGACTAAATCGTCGGGGCAGCTTCAAGCTCAGGTTCAGCCTCTCCTCTTAATCGCGGTCTCTGTCATAACCTACGTCCTGCACATCTTACCTTCGACCAGTGTGCTGTGA